A genome region from Arthrobacter agilis includes the following:
- a CDS encoding VIT1/CCC1 transporter family protein, with protein sequence MTSPQQSPSRDDIRRWRQYLADERAEAATYRDLARRRTGEEREILLGLAEAEGRHEAHWLALLGDDAGRPLRPSFRNRLLGLLARRFGSVFTLALAQRAEGRSPYGTDPSATSAMVADEQIHEEVVRGLATRGRNRLSGNFRAAVFGANDGLVSNLALVMGIGATGASTSFILFSGLAGLLAGALSMGAGEYVSVRSQRELLSATRPTQITLTAAKELDIDSNELVLVYRARGMTPAAAEHRAAERLGLYSCDCDPSFSLQPEQDEDVDEHETVGTGLGAAASSFCFFASGAVIPVLPYLLGLGGATAVVIACVLVGLALLATGAVVALLSGASPLRLALRQLAIGLGAAGVTYLLGLLFGTSVG encoded by the coding sequence GTGACATCCCCCCAGCAGTCCCCCTCCCGCGACGACATCCGCCGCTGGCGCCAGTACCTCGCCGACGAGCGCGCAGAGGCCGCGACCTACCGCGACCTCGCCCGCCGCCGGACCGGCGAGGAGCGCGAGATCCTCCTCGGCCTGGCCGAGGCCGAGGGCCGCCACGAGGCGCACTGGCTCGCCCTCCTCGGCGACGACGCCGGACGCCCCCTGAGGCCCTCGTTCCGCAACCGCCTTCTCGGCCTGCTCGCACGTCGCTTCGGATCCGTCTTCACCCTGGCGCTCGCCCAGCGGGCCGAGGGCCGCTCCCCCTACGGGACGGATCCCTCCGCCACGAGCGCCATGGTGGCCGACGAGCAGATCCACGAGGAAGTGGTGCGTGGCCTCGCCACGCGTGGCCGCAACCGGCTCTCCGGCAACTTCCGTGCGGCCGTCTTCGGTGCGAACGACGGCCTCGTCAGCAACCTGGCGCTGGTGATGGGCATCGGCGCCACGGGGGCCTCCACCTCCTTCATCCTCTTCAGCGGCCTGGCCGGGCTGCTCGCCGGCGCACTGTCGATGGGGGCCGGCGAGTACGTCTCGGTCCGCTCGCAGCGGGAGCTGCTGTCGGCGACGCGTCCCACGCAGATCACCCTCACGGCGGCGAAGGAACTGGACATCGACTCCAACGAGCTGGTGCTGGTCTACCGGGCGCGCGGCATGACTCCGGCGGCCGCGGAGCATCGTGCGGCGGAGCGGCTGGGCCTGTACAGCTGCGACTGCGACCCGAGCTTCTCGCTGCAGCCCGAACAGGACGAGGACGTCGACGAGCACGAGACGGTCGGGACCGGCCTGGGCGCCGCGGCCTCGAGTTTCTGCTTCTTCGCGTCGGGCGCCGTCATCCCGGTCCTGCCGTACCTGCTGGGGCTCGGCGGCGCGACCGCCGTCGTCATCGCCTGCGTGCTGGTGGGCCTGGCCCTGCTGGCCACCGGTGCCGTCGTCGCCCTGCTCTCCGGCGCGTCGCCGCTGCGCCTGGCGCTGCGGCAGCTGGCCATCGGACTCGGCGCGGCCGGGGTGACCTACCTGCTCGGCCTGCTCTTCGGCACGTCGGTGGGCTGA
- a CDS encoding long-chain-fatty-acid--CoA ligase: MDLAARPWTASYAPGVPRAFDVPDGTLPDLLDASVRTYRRATALEFFGAPTTYRDLGDAVARAAAGLSSLGVGAGDRVALVLPNCPQHIVAFYAVLRLGAVVVEHNPLYTDRELRHQFEDHGATVAIVWDRVVPRVQRLPADIAVTTVVSVDLVSAMPASRRLALKLPVRRAREARAALTTTERLTGLRKLVTWQDLLRHRPLSPRHPRPTAEDTAVLQYTSGTTGIPKGAILTHRNLLANAAQGRAWVPGLEAGRETVYAVLPMFHAYGLTLCLTFAMSIGAKLVLFPRFDVGLVLDAARKSPPTFLPAVPPIYERLAAGAAERGTDLHSIRFAISGAMNLPPSTVTTWEAATGGYLIEGYGLTETSPISAGNPIGPTRRPGTVGVPFPGTDVRIVDPEDPSVDRAPGEPGELLIRGPQVFQGYWRRPDETRAALLDGEWFRTGDIVRMDEDGFLTIVDRIKELIITGGFNVAPSEVEDALKSHAGVVDAAVVGLPRSGGGEDVVASVVLAPGVSLDEESLRSHCRGLLAAYKVPRAIVQAEDLPRSLIGKVLRREVRTQMLDDGPRAEGKGDTE, encoded by the coding sequence ATGGATTTGGCGGCCCGACCGTGGACGGCGAGCTATGCACCGGGGGTGCCCCGCGCCTTCGACGTGCCCGACGGCACCCTCCCGGATCTGCTCGACGCATCCGTGCGCACGTATCGGCGTGCCACGGCCCTCGAGTTCTTCGGAGCACCCACGACGTACCGCGACCTGGGTGACGCCGTCGCCCGTGCCGCCGCCGGCCTCTCGTCCCTCGGGGTGGGCGCCGGTGACCGCGTGGCCCTCGTGCTCCCCAACTGCCCGCAGCACATCGTCGCGTTCTACGCGGTGCTGCGGCTCGGAGCCGTCGTCGTCGAGCACAATCCGCTGTATACGGACCGCGAGCTGCGGCACCAGTTCGAGGACCACGGGGCCACGGTGGCGATCGTCTGGGACCGGGTGGTGCCCCGCGTCCAGCGGCTGCCCGCCGATATCGCCGTCACCACCGTGGTGTCGGTGGACCTAGTCAGCGCCATGCCCGCCTCGCGCCGCCTCGCCCTGAAGCTGCCCGTGCGCCGGGCCCGCGAGGCCAGGGCGGCGCTCACGACGACGGAGAGACTCACCGGGCTGCGGAAGCTCGTGACGTGGCAGGACCTGCTCCGCCACCGTCCGCTGTCGCCGAGGCACCCGCGCCCGACGGCGGAGGACACCGCGGTGCTGCAGTACACGAGCGGCACCACCGGCATCCCCAAGGGCGCGATCCTCACCCACCGGAACCTCCTCGCGAACGCGGCCCAGGGACGCGCGTGGGTGCCGGGCCTCGAGGCGGGGCGGGAGACCGTCTACGCCGTCCTGCCCATGTTCCATGCGTACGGGCTGACGCTCTGCCTGACCTTCGCCATGAGCATCGGCGCGAAGCTGGTCCTCTTCCCGCGGTTCGACGTCGGGCTCGTGCTCGATGCGGCACGGAAGAGCCCGCCCACCTTCCTGCCGGCGGTCCCGCCCATCTACGAGCGGCTCGCGGCGGGGGCCGCCGAGCGCGGGACGGACCTGCACAGCATCCGCTTCGCGATCTCCGGAGCGATGAACCTCCCGCCGTCCACGGTCACGACCTGGGAGGCGGCCACGGGCGGCTACCTCATCGAGGGCTACGGGCTGACGGAGACGTCCCCGATCTCCGCCGGCAACCCGATCGGGCCCACGCGGCGGCCCGGCACCGTCGGAGTGCCGTTCCCCGGCACCGACGTCCGGATCGTCGACCCCGAGGACCCCTCCGTGGACCGGGCGCCGGGGGAGCCCGGGGAGCTGCTCATCCGCGGACCCCAGGTGTTCCAGGGCTACTGGCGGCGCCCCGACGAGACACGGGCCGCCCTGCTCGACGGCGAGTGGTTCCGCACCGGCGACATCGTCCGGATGGACGAGGACGGCTTCCTGACGATCGTGGACCGCATCAAGGAACTCATCATCACCGGTGGCTTCAACGTGGCGCCCTCCGAGGTGGAGGACGCCCTGAAATCCCACGCCGGCGTCGTCGATGCGGCCGTCGTCGGCCTGCCGCGATCCGGAGGCGGCGAGGACGTCGTCGCCTCCGTCGTCCTCGCGCCCGGCGTGAGCCTCGACGAGGAGTCCCTGCGCTCGCACTGCCGCGGCCTGCTCGCCGCCTACAAGGTCCCCCGCGCCATCGTGCAGGCGGAGGACCTCCCCCGATCGCTGATCGGCAAGGTCCTCCGCCGCGAGGTGCGTACCCAGATGCTCGACGATGGCCCCCGTGCCGAAGGAAAAGGTGACACTGAATGA